One Exiguobacterium sp. BMC-KP genomic window, GCGTGGCGGCACTTTTCATGAATTTGACGTTACTTGCAAAGTCGTTTTATCCCCTGTAAGGTGGGGAACATATCATTTGGCGAACGAGGTGTTACATGCTTTTTCGCTAAAAAAACTATTGCATTTGGAGGATTTAACTTTATGACGCAAGAATGGATTTCGATCATCCTGTATCTTGTTCTCATGTTGGCAATCGGTTATTTTGCCTACAAGCGAACGACGAATACAGAAGATTACATGTTAGGCGGACGCGATCTCGGTCCTGGTGTTACAGCACTATCTGCTGGTGCATCGGATATGAGTGGATGGATGCTCATGGGACTTCCCGGCGCCATGTATGCAACAGGTGTTTCAGCACTTTGGCTAGCACTCGGATTATTGATTGGATGTTACGTGAACTACATTGTACTCGCTCCACGTTTTCGTCTCTATACGGAAATGGCAAACGACTCCATTACGATCCCTGATTTCTTAGAGAATCGTTTTGAAGACAAATCACGTGTGCTTCGTACCGTATCAGCACTCGTCATTATCATTTTCTTTACGTTCTACACATCAGCTGGAATCGTATCTGGCGGAAAATTATTCGTCAGCTCATTTGGATTTGATTACCACTATGGTATGCTCTTGACGATTGCGGTCGTAATCGCCTACACCCTTTTCGGCGGTTTTCTCGCAGTTAGTTGGACCGATTTCGTCCAGGGCTGTATCATGTTTGTCGCACTCGTTCTTGTACCGATCGTCGCATTAACAGACGTTGGTGGAGTTGATGGTGCGTACAATTACGCTGAAAACCTAGACCCTTCGCTGTTTGATCCATTTAAAGGGACAACGATTCTCGGAATCATTGGATTCCTTGCCTGGGGACTTGGTTACTTTGGTCAACCACACATCATTGTCCGCTTTATGGCAATTCGCTCTGTCAAGGACTTAAAAAGTGCCCGCCGTATCGGTATCGGTTGGATGTTCGTCTCAATCATAGGTGCGATGATGACAGGACTTGTCGGTATTGCTTACTTTGAAGGACAAGGCAATGGACTCGGCGATCCAGAGACAGTCTTCATCCGTTTCTCAGATGTTCTGTTCCATCCGTATATCACAGGATTCTTGATGGCTGCGATTCTCGCTGCAATCATGTCGACGATTTCGTCACAATTGCTTGTCACATCAAGTGCGTTGACAGAAGACTTTTATAAAACGTTCTTGAAAAAAGATGCATCAGATAAAGAACTCGTTCTAACAGGTCGAATTGCTGTTCTTGTCGTTGCCATCATCGCAAGTGTACTCGCTTGGAATCCGTCAGCAACGATTCTTGCACTTGTCGGTTATGCATGGGCTGGATTCGGTTCTGCCTTTGGTCCGATCATCTTACTTTCCCTTTACTGGAAACGCATGACGAAACAAGGTGCGTTAGCTGGTATCATCTCAGGTGCCTTGACCGTCATCATCTGGGTCCAACTCGGACTTAGCACGACACTTTACGAAATGGTTCCTGGATTCTTCACAAGCTTGATCTTCACAGTTGTCGTCAGCTTAATGACGAAACAACCAGTCAATGCTGTTCAGGAAACGTTCGAAGAGATGGAAGACGAATTAAAAGACGCAGTTCAATAATTAGCAACAACTAGTAAGACCTCTGCCGTTCAAACGGCAGAGGTCTTTTTTGGTCTTACAATTCGATGACACCATAATGTAACTTTGACGTCTTACGCTTTGTTCGTCCAAACCCATAGCGTTCAAATAGTGGACTCTCATAATGCGCTTTAAGGACGATACGCTGGCTCGCCACACGTTTTGCTTCCATGATCGTTTCAACTGATAACGTTTCATAGTTTGCAAGCGTTCGAAGCGGATCGAGATGCGTCGATTCCGATACCGTCCGTTCAAACATCGGATCAAAATAGATGACATCAAAACTATCGTCAGGACATTGCTTTAAAAACTCCAAATGATGTTCCATTCGAACCTCGATTCGTCGCATCGCTTGATTGATTGGCGAATAGGACTCTTCCCAGCGCTGTAACCCCTGTTTGACAACGAAAGCGGTCTCAGTTCGACTCTCGAGTCCTATGAGTTGTCCCGTCTCACCAACGGCATGACTCATGACGATCGCATCTGCACCAAGACCTAGTGTACAGTCAAGCACACGCATTCCTTCAGATAAACGACCGATCGTAACTAGTGGATCTCCTCCACCTGCGTCGATTTGTTTAATGCGAAAGACGGCACTTGATGGATGAAAAAAGAATGATATCTTCTCTCCGAGTGGATAAAGCTCTAGTCGTTGTTTATCGACGACAAGTACAGGTAATCCTGTTTCTTGCTGTAATTGTTCAATCCCTTTCTTCTTACGCGCGATGTAAACGAAATGAATCATCTCATCCGCTAATAGCTGCTTCACACGATGGCGGACGTCTTCGGTCGGACGAAGACACGTCGTCAGTCCAATCGTTGGTTTCATAATTCTTTCCTCCATAAAAAAATAAGCCAGCCGGAGCTAGCTCATTTCTTTTTCTTTAATAATCCTTCGATGTCTTCAATCAATGCCTTTTTCGAAATCAGGTCTTCTTGCTTTTCCTGTTCGACTTTTGCATCCACCGTCGTCCGCTTCATGAGTGCTTGAAGTGTCTCATCGATGCTTGATTTCAAATGATCGCGGTCTTCTTTGTTAAGGGAAAGATCATGTTGAACTTCGTCCCCTTGTTCATCTAATTGGCGTAAGCGTTCCGTCAATTGTTTCGCTTCACGATTCAAGTCCGAATACAATCGTTCGATTTGCTCTAGACGCAATTTGATTCCGTCACGTTCTGTGAACACGTTTTCCAGCCCCTTCCAGTATGCAGTTGTCTACATCATTACTTTACCATATTCCGAGGCAATTAAAACAATCACAAGATGATTACAAATTGACTTTTTTTAAATTTCTTCCTGCGGATTGGTTCCAGTTAATTTTTGCAATTGCAAGGAGGGTATCGCTATAATGTAAACGAGGCATCAATCGTTGAAGGAGGATTTTGTGATGGAATTAAGACGTCGAGCATTACGTCATGTCGATCAAGCTGAGTATGAACATTTCTTGAAGTATGGCGAGCAAGCATATGGACTGACTCCGCAAGAAATCAAAGGGTATGACCATGAGCTTGGAGAAGAGCGGGCTTTTGATTCCGTCGAGCACAGTTATCCTGAAGATTATTACTTTGATATCGTTGAAGCAGATACGATCGTTGGACGGGTTCTGCTTTTAAAAATGGGTCACTATTTCCAACTTGATTTTATGGTGTTTGATTCTTACACTCATAGAGGTCTAGCTACGCAGGCCGTCGCAGAAGCTTTATCACATTCGCAGGTACTAGATCGCCACGAAGTACGCGCACGCGTACTCGATCAGTCACCACACGCTCTTTATGCGAAACGGATTCTAGAATTGAACGATTTTACATGGACAGAGAACTATTACGTCAAAGGAAGACGTCGTCGGTATTCTTTGCAACGACTCGGATAAAGAACGTTTGAAAGACCATGAGCTCATGGTCTTTTTTTTGTCGGCTTCTAACATACCATCGCCTTTGACAGGTGATCATTTTCAGCGTAAAATTTTCATTTGTATGAACAGAAAGGAGTACACCTCATGAACGAATGGTTATGGATCCCTTCTATCTTCTTGACGATGGGATTATTGGTCTTCAGTTATTATCTTTTTGGAAAAACCGGATTGTTGATGTGGATTGCCATCGCAACAATCATCGCAAACATCCAAGTTACTCAAACCGTCGATATTTTTGGCTTCGTCTTTACGTTAGGAAACGTCGTGTATGGTAGTTGTTATCTTGCGACAGATATTCTAAATGAAAAATACGGAAAGAAAGTCGCTCGTAAAGGGGTCTATATGGGTTTCTTCTCCCTGATCACGACGACCGTCCTCATGCAATTTAGTCTCTTCTATACACCACTTGCGGATAAGGCAGCACTTGAAACATCTGATTCCTTACATTTATTGTTCGGACTCTTACCATGGATTGCTGTTGGTAGTCTTGCGGCTTATCTCGTCTCGCAACTATTTGATGTCTTCATCTATTCGAAGATCCGTCAGAAGACAGGCGAACGGAAACTTTGGTTACGAACAACTGGTTCAACCGTATTAAGCCAGTTACTCGATACGTTGACGTTTTGTGCGATTGCCTTTCACGATATGCCCTTCTCCATTTGGTGGCAAATCTTCTTGACGACATATCTTGCGAAATTCGTCGTGGCTTGGTTTGCAACACCATTCATGTATTGGGCAAAACGAATTCATCCGACGAAACAGTCGACAGATGCTGCAGCGTAACATAAAAAAGAACTAGATGACTTGACGAAA contains:
- a CDS encoding GNAT family N-acetyltransferase, with the translated sequence MELRRRALRHVDQAEYEHFLKYGEQAYGLTPQEIKGYDHELGEERAFDSVEHSYPEDYYFDIVEADTIVGRVLLLKMGHYFQLDFMVFDSYTHRGLATQAVAEALSHSQVLDRHEVRARVLDQSPHALYAKRILELNDFTWTENYYVKGRRRRYSLQRLG
- the putP gene encoding sodium/proline symporter PutP; translated protein: MTQEWISIILYLVLMLAIGYFAYKRTTNTEDYMLGGRDLGPGVTALSAGASDMSGWMLMGLPGAMYATGVSALWLALGLLIGCYVNYIVLAPRFRLYTEMANDSITIPDFLENRFEDKSRVLRTVSALVIIIFFTFYTSAGIVSGGKLFVSSFGFDYHYGMLLTIAVVIAYTLFGGFLAVSWTDFVQGCIMFVALVLVPIVALTDVGGVDGAYNYAENLDPSLFDPFKGTTILGIIGFLAWGLGYFGQPHIIVRFMAIRSVKDLKSARRIGIGWMFVSIIGAMMTGLVGIAYFEGQGNGLGDPETVFIRFSDVLFHPYITGFLMAAILAAIMSTISSQLLVTSSALTEDFYKTFLKKDASDKELVLTGRIAVLVVAIIASVLAWNPSATILALVGYAWAGFGSAFGPIILLSLYWKRMTKQGALAGIISGALTVIIWVQLGLSTTLYEMVPGFFTSLIFTVVVSLMTKQPVNAVQETFEEMEDELKDAVQ
- a CDS encoding queuosine precursor transporter, which gives rise to MNEWLWIPSIFLTMGLLVFSYYLFGKTGLLMWIAIATIIANIQVTQTVDIFGFVFTLGNVVYGSCYLATDILNEKYGKKVARKGVYMGFFSLITTTVLMQFSLFYTPLADKAALETSDSLHLLFGLLPWIAVGSLAAYLVSQLFDVFIYSKIRQKTGERKLWLRTTGSTVLSQLLDTLTFCAIAFHDMPFSIWWQIFLTTYLAKFVVAWFATPFMYWAKRIHPTKQSTDAAA
- a CDS encoding class I SAM-dependent methyltransferase — protein: MKPTIGLTTCLRPTEDVRHRVKQLLADEMIHFVYIARKKKGIEQLQQETGLPVLVVDKQRLELYPLGEKISFFFHPSSAVFRIKQIDAGGGDPLVTIGRLSEGMRVLDCTLGLGADAIVMSHAVGETGQLIGLESRTETAFVVKQGLQRWEESYSPINQAMRRIEVRMEHHLEFLKQCPDDSFDVIYFDPMFERTVSESTHLDPLRTLANYETLSVETIMEAKRVASQRIVLKAHYESPLFERYGFGRTKRKTSKLHYGVIEL